CAGCAGCGGCTCGGCGCCCACCGAGGCGACCGCGTCCAGCATGAACAGCGCCCCGTGGGCCCGTACGGCCTCGCCGATCTCCGCGACCGGATTGGTGTTGCCGGTGGCCGCCTCGGCGTGCACCAGCGAGACGAAGTCGATCTCCGGGTGCGCGGCCAGGGCCCGGGCCACCTGCTCGCCGGTCACCGCGGTGTCGAAGGGCACCGCCAGGTCCACCACGCGCGCCCCGGCGTCGCGCAGCCAGTTGCCGAAGGTGGTCCCGTACGGCCCGGTGACGATGTTCAGCGCCGTCGAACCCGGCCGCGCCCCCGAGCGGATGCACCCCTCCAGCGGGAGCAGCGCCTCGCCCTGGGTGATCACCACGTCCTGCCGGGTGCCGAGGAGCCGGGCGACCCCCTGCTCGATCGACGCGAAGCGCTCGGCGGTGAGCGGCGGGAGGTCCAGGAGGGGGTGGGTCACGGTGGTGCTCTCTTCGTCCGGGGTTTCCGGTCGAGCGTACCCAGGGCGCACGTACAGTGCCGACATGAATGATCACAACGGTGTGCTCCATGTGAAGGGACGCGTGCTCGTCGGGCCCCACGAGGTCCGCGACGAGCTGTGGGTCGTGGGCGGACGGATCTCCTACGAGCGGCCGACCGCCGCCCGCGAGGTCACCACCGTCACCGGCTGGGCCCTGCCCGGCCTGGTCGACGCGCACTGCCACGTGGGCCTGGACGCCCACGGCCCCGTCGACGCGGGGACCGCCGAGGAGCAGGCCCTCACCGACCGGGACGCCGGCACCCTCCTCATCCGTGACGCCGGATCCCCCTCCGACACCCGCTGGATCGACGACCGCGAGGACCTCCCGAAGATCATCCGGGCGGGCCGGCACATCGCCCGGACCCGCCGCTACATCCGCAACTACGCCCACGAGATCGAGCCCGACCAGCTCGTCGCGTACGTCGCCCGGGAGGCCCTGCGCGGCGACGGCTGGGTGAAGCTGGTGGGGGACTGGATCGACCGCGGCGTCGGCGACCTGACGGCCTGCTGGCCGCGCGCCGAGGTCGAGGCGGCCATCGCCGAGGCGCACCGGCTGGGCGCCCGGGTCACCGCGCACTGCTTCGCGGAGGACTCGCTGCGGGACCTGGTCGAGGCGGGCATCGACTGCGTCGAGCACGCCACGGGGCTCACCGAGGACACCATCCCGCTGTTCGCGGAGCGCGGCGTGGCGATCGTGCCGACCCTCGTGAACATCTCGACCTTCCCGAAGCTGGCGGCGGGCGGCGAGGCGAAGTTCCCGAACTGGTCGGCGCACCTGCGGCGGCTGCACGAGCGGCGGTACGACACCGTCCGGGCGGCCTGGGACGCGGGCATCCAGGTGTACGTCGGCACGGACGCGGGGGGTTCCCTGCCGCACGGCCTGGTCGCGGCCGAGGTCGCCGAGCTGGTGAAGGCCGGGATCCCGCCGCTGGACGCCCTCTCGGCAACGGCATGGGCGGCGCGCGAGTGGCTCGGCCGGCCCGGTCTGACCGAGGGGGCTCCGGCCGACCTCGTGGTCTACGGCGCCGATCCGCGGGCCGACGTACGGGCCCTGGCGCAGCCGGACCGGGTGGTCGTGAACGGCGTGGTCCGGGCGTAGCCCCCGCCCGGGACGGGGCGGCGGAGGACTCGTGTGGCGGGTGTGGCGCGGCAAATCGAATACGTGCATGGAAACCACCCTTTGGGGTGAACTCACCTCAGGTTGCTGACCGTTCACTCTCCGTGCGTAAGGATTTCGAACGTCGAAGCCGTCGGCGTGCGCGATGTCCCCCATTGGCGCCGCGACGGCACCCATCTCCCTGGGGGTTCCACCATCTTGAACAGCAACACCTTCCGCATGCCCGCGGCCGTTCTGCTCGCCACGGGAGCGGTAGCCCTGCTCGCCGCGCCGCCCGCCCTCGCCACGGGCGGCGGCGCCGGGAGCGAGGGCAGCTCCGGCGCCGTCGTCCTGCGGGCCGGACTGGACGTGGGCCTGCTCAACAAGGCCGTGCACGTACCGCTCAAGGCCACCCTCAACGAGGTCAGCGCCCCCGCCACGGCCGAGAAGACGGCCCTCACCGTCACCCTCGACGGGGTCGAACAGGGGCAGCCGGTCAGCGTCCTCAGGGCGGACGTCGCCACCTCCAAGGCGACCGCCGACAAGACCCGCGCCGTGGCCGAGGCGAACCTCGCCCACGCCCGGGTGCACGTCCCCGGCCTGCCGGCGCTCTCCCTGGTCGAGGTGGAGAAGGTCACCTCCAAGGCCGTCTGCGAGGCGGGCAAGAAGCCGGTCGCCTCCTCGAACGTCCTCGGGACGGTCACCGCGCTCGGCAAGAAGGTCACCCTGACCGCCGGCGGCCCCGCCACCAAGCTCGAGGTCCCCGGCGTCGGCCAGGTCTCCCTGGAACTCTCCGGCACCCAGACCACCTCCACCACGGCCGCCGCGGCCGCGCTGCGCCTGAAGGTGTCGGTCAACCCGCTGAACCTGAACGTGGCGGAGGTCGACGGCGAGGTCGTCCTGGCCGAGGCGCACTGCGAAACCCCGAAGGGTCCCGCGCCCGGCCCGAGCACGCCCGCGTCCGCGAAGCCCGACGTCAAGCCGCAGACCGCGACGGGGGCCACGCAGGCCAACCTCGCCGAGACCGGCGCCGGTTCGGTGACCCCGTACGTCGCCGGCGGCGCCCTGCTCCTGCTCGGCATCGGCGCGGGCGCGCTCGTCGTGACCCGGCGCTCCAGGAGCTAACGGGCAGCGCGCTCCAGCCCCTGGCCGGTCGCGCCGCGTGAGGTCACGGCCGCGGTGACCTCCTTGTCGACGCGGGCGTACGCGGCGCGCCTGGCGGGGTCGAGGCCGGTGTCCTCGGCCGCGCAGGAGGCGCAGACGACGCGGAAGGGCGGCCCCATGTCCGCGTACTGCGTGAGGTATTCGGCCTTGACCACCTCCCAGCGGCCCGGGTGCGCGGCCGCCGGGGCGAAGGTGAAGCGGGGGATCGAGGACATGTTGCCGCGCGCCTTCTCCGCCTCGTAGAAGCTCGCGACCTGGTCGCCCATGCCGAAGACCACCCACGTGCCGTTGATCTTCTCGTAGGGCTGCGGCACGTGGTTGTGCGTCCCGATGATCAGATCGATGTCGGGGAGCCCGTCCGCCCCGCGCGAGGCGGTCAGCGCCTGCGCCAGATCGCGCTGCTGCTGGTCGGGCGCCGTCTGCCACTCGGTGCCCCAGTGGACGCTGAGGACGACGACCTGCGCGCCGGCGGCGCGGGCCGCGCGGGC
The Streptomyces sp. NBC_00091 genome window above contains:
- a CDS encoding SCO1860 family LAETG-anchored protein, with protein sequence MNSNTFRMPAAVLLATGAVALLAAPPALATGGGAGSEGSSGAVVLRAGLDVGLLNKAVHVPLKATLNEVSAPATAEKTALTVTLDGVEQGQPVSVLRADVATSKATADKTRAVAEANLAHARVHVPGLPALSLVEVEKVTSKAVCEAGKKPVASSNVLGTVTALGKKVTLTAGGPATKLEVPGVGQVSLELSGTQTTSTTAAAAALRLKVSVNPLNLNVAEVDGEVVLAEAHCETPKGPAPGPSTPASAKPDVKPQTATGATQANLAETGAGSVTPYVAGGALLLLGIGAGALVVTRRSRS
- a CDS encoding amidohydrolase family protein produces the protein MNDHNGVLHVKGRVLVGPHEVRDELWVVGGRISYERPTAAREVTTVTGWALPGLVDAHCHVGLDAHGPVDAGTAEEQALTDRDAGTLLIRDAGSPSDTRWIDDREDLPKIIRAGRHIARTRRYIRNYAHEIEPDQLVAYVAREALRGDGWVKLVGDWIDRGVGDLTACWPRAEVEAAIAEAHRLGARVTAHCFAEDSLRDLVEAGIDCVEHATGLTEDTIPLFAERGVAIVPTLVNISTFPKLAAGGEAKFPNWSAHLRRLHERRYDTVRAAWDAGIQVYVGTDAGGSLPHGLVAAEVAELVKAGIPPLDALSATAWAAREWLGRPGLTEGAPADLVVYGADPRADVRALAQPDRVVVNGVVRA